In the Synechococcus sp. Nb3U1 genome, one interval contains:
- a CDS encoding amidohydrolase — MSYVLRNALIPTHTGYETTDVHIEGGKIAAIGSGLSVTGTELDARDKLLLPGFVNAHTHSSEMWQRGIIPPYPLELWIAQLHEYAPLDSEKIYLSALGTAVETLLTGGTSVVDHLVLIPGQELATIEAAVQAYRQSGIRAFIGPLIQDQALSTGLPTGEFTDLEHEAYPLTTAEVLGIVEEAVRQFHRPEEGVTLMVAPTGIQLCSDDLFKGCVELSQKYNLPRHAHLLETRAQQMLAQEKYGCSAVEHLQRIGYLDQKTSLAHCVWLTDADIEILAQTGSTVVHNPLSNLRLGSGIAPMLKYRQAGVNVSFGCDGSASNDSQDLLEAIKIGSILHNVTDFDYRHWITPRESVEIAARGGATGLGMADQFGSLAVGMQADLVLYDLTQLSILPRTDPIGLLILGRPTQVVDSVWVKGKQVVSAGTVTTLNVEKLRQDLFAHSNWDPFRKSAQAEQLEARYRRVMGLPE; from the coding sequence ATGAGCTACGTCCTACGCAATGCATTGATTCCCACCCACACGGGCTACGAAACCACAGATGTACATATCGAAGGGGGGAAAATTGCGGCGATTGGCTCAGGCTTATCGGTAACCGGCACAGAACTAGATGCCCGCGATAAATTGCTTTTGCCAGGTTTTGTTAATGCCCACACCCATTCTTCTGAAATGTGGCAACGGGGGATCATTCCTCCCTACCCGCTGGAGCTGTGGATTGCGCAACTGCACGAGTATGCGCCACTGGATTCCGAGAAAATCTATCTGAGTGCTTTGGGCACTGCCGTGGAAACCCTGCTCACGGGGGGTACCTCGGTGGTGGATCACTTGGTACTGATCCCCGGGCAAGAGCTAGCCACCATTGAAGCAGCCGTACAAGCCTACCGACAAAGCGGGATCCGCGCCTTTATTGGCCCCCTGATCCAGGATCAAGCCCTGTCAACAGGGTTACCAACCGGGGAATTCACCGATTTGGAGCACGAGGCTTACCCCCTCACCACCGCCGAAGTGCTAGGGATTGTGGAAGAAGCCGTGCGGCAATTCCATCGACCGGAAGAAGGGGTAACTTTGATGGTGGCCCCGACCGGGATCCAACTGTGTTCGGATGATCTCTTTAAGGGCTGCGTGGAGCTGAGCCAAAAGTACAACCTGCCCCGTCATGCCCATCTGCTGGAAACCCGCGCCCAGCAAATGTTGGCCCAAGAAAAATATGGCTGCAGCGCCGTCGAACATTTGCAACGGATTGGTTATCTGGACCAGAAAACTTCTTTGGCCCACTGCGTTTGGCTGACAGATGCGGATATCGAGATCCTGGCTCAGACAGGATCCACAGTCGTCCACAACCCCTTGAGCAACCTGCGCCTGGGCAGCGGTATTGCCCCCATGCTGAAATATCGGCAGGCAGGGGTGAATGTTTCTTTTGGCTGCGATGGATCTGCCAGCAACGATTCCCAGGATCTGTTGGAAGCCATCAAGATCGGCAGCATCCTGCACAATGTCACCGATTTCGACTACCGCCACTGGATTACCCCCCGCGAAAGTGTGGAAATAGCAGCACGGGGTGGGGCTACTGGCCTAGGCATGGCGGATCAGTTCGGATCCCTGGCGGTGGGGATGCAAGCGGATTTGGTGCTCTACGACCTAACCCAACTGTCAATTCTGCCCCGCACCGACCCGATTGGACTTTTGATTTTGGGCCGCCCCACGCAAGTGGTGGATAGTGTCTGGGTGAAAGGGAAGCAGGTGGTGTCAGCGGGAACCGTAACCACCCTGAATGTAGAGAAGCTACGACAGGATCTGTTTGCCCACAGCAACTGGGATCCCTTCCGTAAGTCGGCGCAGGCGGAACAACTGGAGGCCCGCTACCGCCGTGTCATGGGGTTGCCAGAATAG
- the queG gene encoding tRNA epoxyqueuosine(34) reductase QueG: MKQQALALGFDKVGIASVADPPDLQGWRTWLAQGMAADMDWMRDPRRGDVGLVLPGTQSVVCVALNYYTPIQHSCDPSQGKISRYAWGRDYHRVLGRRLKQLHLWMQTAFPDCQNRFYVDTGPIAEKPWAMQAGLGWIGKNGLLLTREYGSWIFLGVLLTTLKLMPDRPHPFHCGTCTRCLVACPTQAIVSPGVVDSRLCIAYHTLESHAEGIPSEIAQNLNNWVAGCDICQDVCPWNQRFAQPSGIPDFQPYAWNVAPNLQDLAQISDREFHQKFPASTLRRLKAKRLRRNAQAALQSVSNSGAQGLECSEKP, encoded by the coding sequence ATTAAGCAACAGGCGCTGGCCCTTGGCTTCGATAAAGTCGGCATTGCTAGCGTGGCGGATCCCCCAGATTTACAGGGCTGGCGCACTTGGCTGGCGCAGGGCATGGCTGCGGATATGGACTGGATGAGGGATCCCCGTCGAGGGGATGTGGGGTTGGTTCTGCCAGGAACCCAATCGGTGGTGTGTGTGGCCCTTAATTATTACACCCCTATTCAGCACAGCTGCGATCCGAGCCAGGGCAAAATCTCTCGGTATGCTTGGGGCCGCGACTATCACCGGGTGCTGGGGCGACGGCTGAAGCAGCTGCACCTGTGGATGCAGACAGCATTCCCCGACTGCCAAAACCGCTTCTACGTGGATACCGGCCCGATCGCGGAAAAACCGTGGGCTATGCAGGCGGGCTTGGGATGGATTGGCAAAAATGGCCTCTTGCTCACCCGCGAGTATGGCTCCTGGATCTTCTTGGGGGTGCTACTCACCACCTTGAAGTTAATGCCGGATCGCCCGCATCCTTTCCACTGCGGCACCTGTACCCGTTGCTTAGTAGCCTGTCCCACCCAAGCAATTGTCAGCCCGGGCGTTGTCGATTCCCGTCTTTGTATTGCTTACCACACCCTAGAAAGCCACGCGGAAGGGATCCCATCTGAAATCGCCCAGAACCTCAACAATTGGGTTGCCGGATGCGACATTTGCCAAGATGTTTGCCCCTGGAACCAACGCTTTGCCCAACCGAGCGGGATCCCGGATTTTCAACCTTATGCCTGGAATGTAGCCCCCAACCTCCAGGATTTGGCCCAGATTAGCGATAGGGAATTCCACCAAAAATTTCCCGCCTCAACCCTACGCAGACTGAAAGCCAAACGGCTGCGACGCAATGCCCAGGCAGCTCTACAGAGTGTTTCAAATTCTGGAGCACAGGGTTTAGAATGTTCTGAAAAGCCCTGA
- a CDS encoding PHP domain-containing protein: MLELHCHTTCSDGSLSPSQLVEAAARAGVKALAISDHDTLAGWDEALEAGSLWGIEIVPAVELSTVWQGRSLHLLGFYPRPEQLTPPLEERRQGRIRRAEAMVRRLAALGYPIPMPDTPIAPGRPHLAQALVRAGHVRNAREAFERFLGDDRPAFVPYEKFSALEGIQLLRSCGAVPVWAHPALFRGDTLENTFTALLEAGLTGLEVYHPDHSVREKRQLLKLAQKHNLVVTGGSDYHGPNQAGFHLNMMGLSLDLLDALKVAHARLSA; this comes from the coding sequence ATGCTAGAGCTGCACTGCCATACCACCTGCTCTGATGGATCCCTGAGTCCATCGCAATTGGTGGAGGCTGCTGCTCGTGCTGGTGTGAAAGCCTTAGCTATTTCCGATCACGACACCCTAGCGGGTTGGGATGAAGCGTTAGAGGCCGGATCCCTTTGGGGAATTGAGATTGTCCCGGCAGTGGAGTTGAGTACCGTTTGGCAGGGGCGGTCTTTGCACCTGTTGGGTTTTTATCCCCGGCCAGAGCAACTCACCCCTCCCTTAGAAGAACGTCGCCAAGGGCGGATCCGACGCGCCGAGGCCATGGTGAGACGCTTAGCAGCACTGGGTTACCCGATCCCCATGCCCGATACCCCTATTGCCCCCGGTCGGCCCCATCTAGCGCAAGCTTTGGTGAGAGCAGGCCATGTGCGCAATGCCCGCGAAGCCTTTGAACGCTTTCTAGGAGATGATAGACCAGCCTTTGTTCCTTACGAAAAGTTCAGCGCCCTGGAAGGGATCCAACTGTTGCGATCCTGTGGGGCGGTGCCGGTATGGGCCCATCCAGCCCTGTTTCGGGGAGATACTTTAGAAAATACCTTTACGGCACTGTTGGAGGCAGGCTTGACAGGCCTGGAGGTTTACCACCCGGATCACAGCGTGCGGGAGAAGCGGCAACTGTTGAAACTGGCCCAGAAACACAATCTGGTAGTGACCGGAGGAAGCGATTATCACGGGCCGAATCAAGCGGGGTTTCATCTAAACATGATGGGCCTGAGCCTGGATCTGCTGGATGCCCTGAAAGTAGCCCACGCCCGTCTGTCCGCTTGA
- a CDS encoding AAA family ATPase — MSRDQIPIDYVLTRLQEVTVLKILAHLERPAQIVQVFMDRYFYYPIERFSSWEQIRSLGTVYAFWPEHQIWLQIETTYQSRRRYTLMGIDLKPLIRKVTYNLAVMLSGYQSRIGQIQSPYPISSFPAEIQTFTDQVQQRILQQERLAVLVHGIPGTGKTAWTQAVAQELLMPLGYVVFILDHEAIQEFIPPPYLERVCLIVNEADNLAQDRASEVAQQNSKTERILSLLDGTLHQSVLDEEHPHYEQKLVVLMTCNTTERLDPAVLRKGRVDLIQEFTHCYV, encoded by the coding sequence GTGAGCCGAGATCAAATTCCTATCGATTATGTTCTGACCCGCCTCCAAGAGGTCACCGTTTTGAAAATCTTGGCACATCTGGAACGGCCAGCCCAGATCGTACAAGTGTTCATGGATCGCTACTTCTACTACCCAATCGAACGCTTTAGCAGTTGGGAGCAGATCCGCAGTCTGGGCACTGTCTATGCCTTTTGGCCAGAGCATCAAATCTGGCTGCAAATAGAAACCACCTATCAATCTCGCCGCCGTTACACTTTAATGGGTATCGACCTCAAACCCTTGATTCGTAAGGTCACCTACAATCTGGCGGTAATGCTGAGTGGTTACCAAAGTCGGATCGGGCAAATCCAAAGCCCCTATCCGATCAGTTCTTTTCCGGCTGAGATTCAAACCTTCACGGATCAGGTGCAACAGCGGATTTTGCAGCAGGAGCGATTGGCGGTCTTGGTGCACGGGATCCCGGGTACTGGCAAAACCGCTTGGACGCAAGCAGTGGCCCAGGAACTGCTGATGCCGCTGGGTTATGTGGTGTTTATTTTGGACCACGAAGCGATACAAGAATTTATTCCCCCTCCCTATCTGGAACGGGTCTGTCTGATCGTCAATGAAGCCGACAACCTCGCCCAAGACCGCGCCAGCGAAGTGGCCCAACAGAACAGCAAAACTGAGCGCATCCTCAGCCTCTTAGATGGCACGCTGCATCAGAGTGTGCTGGATGAAGAACACCCCCACTACGAACAGAAGCTAGTAGTGTTGATGACCTGCAATACCACCGAACGCCTAGATCCAGCGGTGTTGCGCAAAGGACGGGTAGATTTGATACAGGAATTCACCCATTGCTACGTTTAG